From Camelus bactrianus isolate YW-2024 breed Bactrian camel chromosome 16, ASM4877302v1, whole genome shotgun sequence, the proteins below share one genomic window:
- the PRR29 gene encoding proline-rich protein 29 — translation MESGTGGSWGHPPAQSAALTPWVTILQPLPWAIPPPSPQTSPVKEGLLELMLLQNAHMHQLLPTAQVAAALDPWPAWPRPQVYLEGQQEEWKEEEEEEEEEEMRAQEEGPLVFHHHYLPCPMPALGALLPWPAPLISSPLHQPHLQDTARVQHRPPASGKRQMRAVPPPPPPSATETVGADVPPASDYYDAESLP, via the exons ATGGAATCAGGGACTGGAGGGAGCTGGGGTCATCCCCCAGCCCAGAGTGCAGCCCTGACG ccctgggtGACCATTCTGCAGCCCCTCCCGTGGGCCATCCCACCTCCATCCCCGCAGACAAGCCCCGTGAAGGAAG GCCTGCTGGAGCTGATGCTGCTGCAGAATGCACACATGCACCAGCTGCTTCCGACTGCCCAGGTGGCAGCAGCCCTCGACCCCTGGCCTGCCTGGCCCCGCCCTCAG GTCTACCTGGAGGGTCAACAGGAGgagtggaaggaggaggaggaggaggaggaggaggaagagatgagGGCTCAGGAAGAAGGCCCTTTGGTGTTCCACCATCACTACCTGCCCTGCCCGATGCCCGCTCTGGGAGCCCTGCTCCCTTGGCCAGCTCCTCtcatttcctctcccctccatcaGCCTCACTTGCAGGACACAGCCAGGGTTCAGCACCGTCCTCCTGCCTCTGGGAAAAGGCAGAT GCGAGCcgtgcccccacctccaccccccagtGCCACAGAGACTGTGGGTGCAGATGTACCCCCGGCTTCAG ACTACTATGATGCCGAGAGCCTACCGTGA
- the ICAM2 gene encoding intercellular adhesion molecule 2 isoform X3, giving the protein MTGSPRLFPESLWTPLKMSPFCCWGLCVAFLALLCCPGSGEEAFEVHVSPEQPMVKHGGSQVINCSTNCTKPENGGLETSLDKIVLQDSPQWKLFMIFNVSQNSSMRCFFWCSRKQGSKSLNVGLYYPPKQVLLKLQPTRVAVGSPFTIECRVPSVAPLEGLTVTLLRGSEVLHSQTFEGTALSPQEAMVTYSAEAQLEDSSHNFSCQAKMDLRTRGVKVVDSVSDSQALEVFEPVQDNWMVIIVVVSVLLLFVTSVLLCFVFGQQGNQRRRGIYRVQAAWMRLRGTHPAQPA; this is encoded by the exons ATGACAG GTAGTCCTCGGCTGTTCCCTGAGAGCCTGTGGACACCGCTCAAGATGTCCCCTTTTTGTTGTTGGGGACTGTGTGTGGCTTTTCTCGCCCTGCTCTGCTGCCCAG GGTCTGGTGAGGAGGCATTCGAGGTACACGTGTCACCAGAGCAGCCAATGGTGAAGCATGGAGGATCCCAGGTGATTAACTGTAGTACCAACTGTACCAAACCAGAGAACGGTGGTCTGGAGACCAGCCTAGACAAGATTGTCCTTCAAGATTCCCCGCAGTGGAAATTGTTTATGATTTTCAATGTCTCCCAGAATTCGAGTATGCGTTGCTTTTTCTGGTGCTCCAGGAAGCAGGGGTCCAAGAGTCTCAACGTCGGCCTGTACT aCCCTCCAAAGCAAGTGCTGCTGAAGCTGCAGCCCACGCGGGTGGCCGTAGGGAGCCCGTTCACCATCGAGTGCAGGGTGCCCTCCGTGGCGCCCCTCGAGGGCCTCACTGTCACCTTGCTCCGTGGCAGTGAGGTCTTGCACAGCCAGACCTTTGAGGGGACAGCACTTTCCCCTCAAGAGGCCATGGTCACGTACAGCGCCGAGGCTCAGCTGGAAGACAGCTCCCACAACTTCTCCTGCCAGGCCAAGATGGACCTGCGGACTCGCGGCGTGAAGGTCGTTGACAGCGTCTCAGACTCCCAGGCGCTGGAGGTCTTTG agcctGTGCAAGACAACTGGATGGTGATCATCGTGGTCGTGTCGGTGCTGCTCCTGTTTGTGACATCCGTCCTGCTCTGCTTTGTCTTCGGCCAGCAGGGTAACCAGAGGCGGAGAGGTATCTACAGGGTGCAGGCTGCTTGGATGAGGCTGAGAGGGACCCACCCAGCACAGCCTGCCTGA
- the ICAM2 gene encoding intercellular adhesion molecule 2 isoform X6 has protein sequence MTGSGEEAFEVHVSPEQPMVKHGGSQVINCSTNCTKPENGGLETSLDKIVLQDSPQWKLFMIFNVSQNSSMRCFFWCSRKQGSKSLNVGLYYPPKQVLLKLQPTRVAVGSPFTIECRVPSVAPLEGLTVTLLRGSEVLHSQTFEGTALSPQEAMVTYSAEAQLEDSSHNFSCQAKMDLRTRGVKVVDSVSDSQALEVFGEGEPPEEVEGDSSRFSPSEEEKAIALLSAGSGGGSHGPALVPRLPSSAVSSLELSPSSQSLCKTTGW, from the exons ATGACAG GGTCTGGTGAGGAGGCATTCGAGGTACACGTGTCACCAGAGCAGCCAATGGTGAAGCATGGAGGATCCCAGGTGATTAACTGTAGTACCAACTGTACCAAACCAGAGAACGGTGGTCTGGAGACCAGCCTAGACAAGATTGTCCTTCAAGATTCCCCGCAGTGGAAATTGTTTATGATTTTCAATGTCTCCCAGAATTCGAGTATGCGTTGCTTTTTCTGGTGCTCCAGGAAGCAGGGGTCCAAGAGTCTCAACGTCGGCCTGTACT aCCCTCCAAAGCAAGTGCTGCTGAAGCTGCAGCCCACGCGGGTGGCCGTAGGGAGCCCGTTCACCATCGAGTGCAGGGTGCCCTCCGTGGCGCCCCTCGAGGGCCTCACTGTCACCTTGCTCCGTGGCAGTGAGGTCTTGCACAGCCAGACCTTTGAGGGGACAGCACTTTCCCCTCAAGAGGCCATGGTCACGTACAGCGCCGAGGCTCAGCTGGAAGACAGCTCCCACAACTTCTCCTGCCAGGCCAAGATGGACCTGCGGACTCGCGGCGTGAAGGTCGTTGACAGCGTCTCAGACTCCCAGGCGCTGGAGGTCTTTGGTGAGGGGGAGCCCccagaggaggtggagggagacagTTCACGTTTCAGCCCCTCGGAAGAAGAAAAAGCCATTGCCCTGCTCTCTGCCGGCTCAGGGGGAGGCTCCCACGGCCCCGCACTTGTACCAAGGCTTCCCTCTAGCGCTGTCTCCTCCCTGGAACTCTCTCCAAGCTCCCAG agcctGTGCAAGACAACTGGATGGTGA
- the ICAM2 gene encoding intercellular adhesion molecule 2 isoform X1, producing the protein MTGSPRLFPESLWTPLKMSPFCCWGLCVAFLALLCCPGSGEEAFEVHVSPEQPMVKHGGSQVINCSTNCTKPENGGLETSLDKIVLQDSPQWKLFMIFNVSQNSSMRCFFWCSRKQGSKSLNVGLYYPPKQVLLKLQPTRVAVGSPFTIECRVPSVAPLEGLTVTLLRGSEVLHSQTFEGTALSPQEAMVTYSAEAQLEDSSHNFSCQAKMDLRTRGVKVVDSVSDSQALEVFGEGEPPEEVEGDSSRFSPSEEEKAIALLSAGSGGGSHGPALVPRLPSSAVSSLELSPSSQSLCKTTGW; encoded by the exons ATGACAG GTAGTCCTCGGCTGTTCCCTGAGAGCCTGTGGACACCGCTCAAGATGTCCCCTTTTTGTTGTTGGGGACTGTGTGTGGCTTTTCTCGCCCTGCTCTGCTGCCCAG GGTCTGGTGAGGAGGCATTCGAGGTACACGTGTCACCAGAGCAGCCAATGGTGAAGCATGGAGGATCCCAGGTGATTAACTGTAGTACCAACTGTACCAAACCAGAGAACGGTGGTCTGGAGACCAGCCTAGACAAGATTGTCCTTCAAGATTCCCCGCAGTGGAAATTGTTTATGATTTTCAATGTCTCCCAGAATTCGAGTATGCGTTGCTTTTTCTGGTGCTCCAGGAAGCAGGGGTCCAAGAGTCTCAACGTCGGCCTGTACT aCCCTCCAAAGCAAGTGCTGCTGAAGCTGCAGCCCACGCGGGTGGCCGTAGGGAGCCCGTTCACCATCGAGTGCAGGGTGCCCTCCGTGGCGCCCCTCGAGGGCCTCACTGTCACCTTGCTCCGTGGCAGTGAGGTCTTGCACAGCCAGACCTTTGAGGGGACAGCACTTTCCCCTCAAGAGGCCATGGTCACGTACAGCGCCGAGGCTCAGCTGGAAGACAGCTCCCACAACTTCTCCTGCCAGGCCAAGATGGACCTGCGGACTCGCGGCGTGAAGGTCGTTGACAGCGTCTCAGACTCCCAGGCGCTGGAGGTCTTTGGTGAGGGGGAGCCCccagaggaggtggagggagacagTTCACGTTTCAGCCCCTCGGAAGAAGAAAAAGCCATTGCCCTGCTCTCTGCCGGCTCAGGGGGAGGCTCCCACGGCCCCGCACTTGTACCAAGGCTTCCCTCTAGCGCTGTCTCCTCCCTGGAACTCTCTCCAAGCTCCCAG agcctGTGCAAGACAACTGGATGGTGA
- the ICAM2 gene encoding intercellular adhesion molecule 2 isoform X7 — MTGSPRLFPESLWTPLKMSPFCCWGLCVAFLALLCCPGSGEEAFEVHVSPEQPMVKHGGSQNSSMRCFFWCSRKQGSKSLNVGLYYPPKQVLLKLQPTRVAVGSPFTIECRVPSVAPLEGLTVTLLRGSEVLHSQTFEGTALSPQEAMVTYSAEAQLEDSSHNFSCQAKMDLRTRGVKVVDSVSDSQALEVFGEGEPPEEVEGDSSRFSPSEEEKAIALLSAGSGGGSHGPALVPRLPSSAVSSLELSPSSQSLCKTTGW, encoded by the exons ATGACAG GTAGTCCTCGGCTGTTCCCTGAGAGCCTGTGGACACCGCTCAAGATGTCCCCTTTTTGTTGTTGGGGACTGTGTGTGGCTTTTCTCGCCCTGCTCTGCTGCCCAG GGTCTGGTGAGGAGGCATTCGAGGTACACGTGTCACCAGAGCAGCCAATGGTGAAGCATGGAGGATCCCAG AATTCGAGTATGCGTTGCTTTTTCTGGTGCTCCAGGAAGCAGGGGTCCAAGAGTCTCAACGTCGGCCTGTACT aCCCTCCAAAGCAAGTGCTGCTGAAGCTGCAGCCCACGCGGGTGGCCGTAGGGAGCCCGTTCACCATCGAGTGCAGGGTGCCCTCCGTGGCGCCCCTCGAGGGCCTCACTGTCACCTTGCTCCGTGGCAGTGAGGTCTTGCACAGCCAGACCTTTGAGGGGACAGCACTTTCCCCTCAAGAGGCCATGGTCACGTACAGCGCCGAGGCTCAGCTGGAAGACAGCTCCCACAACTTCTCCTGCCAGGCCAAGATGGACCTGCGGACTCGCGGCGTGAAGGTCGTTGACAGCGTCTCAGACTCCCAGGCGCTGGAGGTCTTTGGTGAGGGGGAGCCCccagaggaggtggagggagacagTTCACGTTTCAGCCCCTCGGAAGAAGAAAAAGCCATTGCCCTGCTCTCTGCCGGCTCAGGGGGAGGCTCCCACGGCCCCGCACTTGTACCAAGGCTTCCCTCTAGCGCTGTCTCCTCCCTGGAACTCTCTCCAAGCTCCCAG agcctGTGCAAGACAACTGGATGGTGA
- the ICAM2 gene encoding intercellular adhesion molecule 2 isoform X8: protein MVKHGGSQVINCSTNCTKPENGGLETSLDKIVLQDSPQWKLFMIFNVSQNSSMRCFFWCSRKQGSKSLNVGLYYPPKQVLLKLQPTRVAVGSPFTIECRVPSVAPLEGLTVTLLRGSEVLHSQTFEGTALSPQEAMVTYSAEAQLEDSSHNFSCQAKMDLRTRGVKVVDSVSDSQALEVFGEGEPPEEVEGDSSRFSPSEEEKAIALLSAGSGGGSHGPALVPRLPSSAVSSLELSPSSQSLCKTTGW from the exons ATGGTGAAGCATGGAGGATCCCAGGTGATTAACTGTAGTACCAACTGTACCAAACCAGAGAACGGTGGTCTGGAGACCAGCCTAGACAAGATTGTCCTTCAAGATTCCCCGCAGTGGAAATTGTTTATGATTTTCAATGTCTCCCAGAATTCGAGTATGCGTTGCTTTTTCTGGTGCTCCAGGAAGCAGGGGTCCAAGAGTCTCAACGTCGGCCTGTACT aCCCTCCAAAGCAAGTGCTGCTGAAGCTGCAGCCCACGCGGGTGGCCGTAGGGAGCCCGTTCACCATCGAGTGCAGGGTGCCCTCCGTGGCGCCCCTCGAGGGCCTCACTGTCACCTTGCTCCGTGGCAGTGAGGTCTTGCACAGCCAGACCTTTGAGGGGACAGCACTTTCCCCTCAAGAGGCCATGGTCACGTACAGCGCCGAGGCTCAGCTGGAAGACAGCTCCCACAACTTCTCCTGCCAGGCCAAGATGGACCTGCGGACTCGCGGCGTGAAGGTCGTTGACAGCGTCTCAGACTCCCAGGCGCTGGAGGTCTTTGGTGAGGGGGAGCCCccagaggaggtggagggagacagTTCACGTTTCAGCCCCTCGGAAGAAGAAAAAGCCATTGCCCTGCTCTCTGCCGGCTCAGGGGGAGGCTCCCACGGCCCCGCACTTGTACCAAGGCTTCCCTCTAGCGCTGTCTCCTCCCTGGAACTCTCTCCAAGCTCCCAG agcctGTGCAAGACAACTGGATGGTGA
- the ICAM2 gene encoding intercellular adhesion molecule 2 isoform X4, whose translation MSPFCCWGLCVAFLALLCCPGSGEEAFEVHVSPEQPMVKHGGSQVINCSTNCTKPENGGLETSLDKIVLQDSPQWKLFMIFNVSQNSSMRCFFWCSRKQGSKSLNVGLYYPPKQVLLKLQPTRVAVGSPFTIECRVPSVAPLEGLTVTLLRGSEVLHSQTFEGTALSPQEAMVTYSAEAQLEDSSHNFSCQAKMDLRTRGVKVVDSVSDSQALEVFGEGEPPEEVEGDSSRFSPSEEEKAIALLSAGSGGGSHGPALVPRLPSSAVSSLELSPSSQSLCKTTGW comes from the exons ATGTCCCCTTTTTGTTGTTGGGGACTGTGTGTGGCTTTTCTCGCCCTGCTCTGCTGCCCAG GGTCTGGTGAGGAGGCATTCGAGGTACACGTGTCACCAGAGCAGCCAATGGTGAAGCATGGAGGATCCCAGGTGATTAACTGTAGTACCAACTGTACCAAACCAGAGAACGGTGGTCTGGAGACCAGCCTAGACAAGATTGTCCTTCAAGATTCCCCGCAGTGGAAATTGTTTATGATTTTCAATGTCTCCCAGAATTCGAGTATGCGTTGCTTTTTCTGGTGCTCCAGGAAGCAGGGGTCCAAGAGTCTCAACGTCGGCCTGTACT aCCCTCCAAAGCAAGTGCTGCTGAAGCTGCAGCCCACGCGGGTGGCCGTAGGGAGCCCGTTCACCATCGAGTGCAGGGTGCCCTCCGTGGCGCCCCTCGAGGGCCTCACTGTCACCTTGCTCCGTGGCAGTGAGGTCTTGCACAGCCAGACCTTTGAGGGGACAGCACTTTCCCCTCAAGAGGCCATGGTCACGTACAGCGCCGAGGCTCAGCTGGAAGACAGCTCCCACAACTTCTCCTGCCAGGCCAAGATGGACCTGCGGACTCGCGGCGTGAAGGTCGTTGACAGCGTCTCAGACTCCCAGGCGCTGGAGGTCTTTGGTGAGGGGGAGCCCccagaggaggtggagggagacagTTCACGTTTCAGCCCCTCGGAAGAAGAAAAAGCCATTGCCCTGCTCTCTGCCGGCTCAGGGGGAGGCTCCCACGGCCCCGCACTTGTACCAAGGCTTCCCTCTAGCGCTGTCTCCTCCCTGGAACTCTCTCCAAGCTCCCAG agcctGTGCAAGACAACTGGATGGTGA
- the ICAM2 gene encoding intercellular adhesion molecule 2 isoform X10 encodes MTGSPRLFPESLWTPLKMSPFCCWGLCVAFLALLCCPGSGEEAFEVHVSPEQPMVKHGGSQVINCSTNCTKPENGGLETSLDKIVLQDSPQWKLFMIFNVSQNSSMRCFFWCSRKQGSKSLNVGLYYPPKQVLLKLQPTRVAVGSPFTIECRVPSVAPLEGLTVTLLRGSEVLHSQTFEGTALSPQEAMVTYSAEAQLEDSSHNFSCQAKMDLRTRGVKVVDSVSDSQALEVFGCDA; translated from the exons ATGACAG GTAGTCCTCGGCTGTTCCCTGAGAGCCTGTGGACACCGCTCAAGATGTCCCCTTTTTGTTGTTGGGGACTGTGTGTGGCTTTTCTCGCCCTGCTCTGCTGCCCAG GGTCTGGTGAGGAGGCATTCGAGGTACACGTGTCACCAGAGCAGCCAATGGTGAAGCATGGAGGATCCCAGGTGATTAACTGTAGTACCAACTGTACCAAACCAGAGAACGGTGGTCTGGAGACCAGCCTAGACAAGATTGTCCTTCAAGATTCCCCGCAGTGGAAATTGTTTATGATTTTCAATGTCTCCCAGAATTCGAGTATGCGTTGCTTTTTCTGGTGCTCCAGGAAGCAGGGGTCCAAGAGTCTCAACGTCGGCCTGTACT aCCCTCCAAAGCAAGTGCTGCTGAAGCTGCAGCCCACGCGGGTGGCCGTAGGGAGCCCGTTCACCATCGAGTGCAGGGTGCCCTCCGTGGCGCCCCTCGAGGGCCTCACTGTCACCTTGCTCCGTGGCAGTGAGGTCTTGCACAGCCAGACCTTTGAGGGGACAGCACTTTCCCCTCAAGAGGCCATGGTCACGTACAGCGCCGAGGCTCAGCTGGAAGACAGCTCCCACAACTTCTCCTGCCAGGCCAAGATGGACCTGCGGACTCGCGGCGTGAAGGTCGTTGACAGCGTCTCAGACTCCCAGGCGCTGGAGGTCTTTG GCTGTGACGCCTAG
- the ICAM2 gene encoding intercellular adhesion molecule 2 isoform X2 translates to MTGSPRLFPESLWTPLKMSPFCCWGLCVAFLALLCCPGSGEEAFEVHVSPEQPMVKHGGSQVINCSTNCTKPENGGLETSLDKIVLQDSPQWKLFMIFNVSQNSSMRCFFWCSRKQGSKSLNVGLYYPPKQVLLKLQPTRVAVGSPFTIECRVPSVAPLEGLTVTLLRGSEVLHSQTFEGTALSPQEAMVTYSAEAQLEDSSHNFSCQAKMDLRTRGVKVVDSVSDSQALEVFGEGEPPEEVEGDSSRFSPSEEEKAIALLSAGSGGGSHGPALVPRLPSSAVSSLELSPSSQVRPQLLA, encoded by the exons ATGACAG GTAGTCCTCGGCTGTTCCCTGAGAGCCTGTGGACACCGCTCAAGATGTCCCCTTTTTGTTGTTGGGGACTGTGTGTGGCTTTTCTCGCCCTGCTCTGCTGCCCAG GGTCTGGTGAGGAGGCATTCGAGGTACACGTGTCACCAGAGCAGCCAATGGTGAAGCATGGAGGATCCCAGGTGATTAACTGTAGTACCAACTGTACCAAACCAGAGAACGGTGGTCTGGAGACCAGCCTAGACAAGATTGTCCTTCAAGATTCCCCGCAGTGGAAATTGTTTATGATTTTCAATGTCTCCCAGAATTCGAGTATGCGTTGCTTTTTCTGGTGCTCCAGGAAGCAGGGGTCCAAGAGTCTCAACGTCGGCCTGTACT aCCCTCCAAAGCAAGTGCTGCTGAAGCTGCAGCCCACGCGGGTGGCCGTAGGGAGCCCGTTCACCATCGAGTGCAGGGTGCCCTCCGTGGCGCCCCTCGAGGGCCTCACTGTCACCTTGCTCCGTGGCAGTGAGGTCTTGCACAGCCAGACCTTTGAGGGGACAGCACTTTCCCCTCAAGAGGCCATGGTCACGTACAGCGCCGAGGCTCAGCTGGAAGACAGCTCCCACAACTTCTCCTGCCAGGCCAAGATGGACCTGCGGACTCGCGGCGTGAAGGTCGTTGACAGCGTCTCAGACTCCCAGGCGCTGGAGGTCTTTGGTGAGGGGGAGCCCccagaggaggtggagggagacagTTCACGTTTCAGCCCCTCGGAAGAAGAAAAAGCCATTGCCCTGCTCTCTGCCGGCTCAGGGGGAGGCTCCCACGGCCCCGCACTTGTACCAAGGCTTCCCTCTAGCGCTGTCTCCTCCCTGGAACTCTCTCCAAGCTCCCAGGTTAGACCCCAACTACTTGCTTGA